One window of Geotoga petraea genomic DNA carries:
- a CDS encoding FtsW/RodA/SpoVE family cell cycle protein encodes MSLLKIENVKTRERFVRFEYILTILFVLLMVIGYFAVKSSTLNSYLEGTEQRQLFFYIIGSISFFIILFLPERTIKTLIPTLFFVLFFLLIAVLIIGDETKGARRWLNIGTFGIQPSEFFKLSLILYLSKVLSDNSKTNYYLVSLITIMSAGLIYLEPDLGTTLIIIMIWFVFTFLSGKFEVLWRIILFLGAALAPLAFLIMEDYQRGRIIGFMFPNLYSDFSYNTTQSIRAIASGGITGTGYMNGYMNLGNFVPEDHTDFIISVIGEEFGFIGIFSIIFTYFLIIWRLYRGYKMSYDIFWKYFYAGASFLIFFHVFENIGMNLGIMPVTGIPLPMISNGGSTIITYSLLLGLAVKGMMLNKNLKR; translated from the coding sequence ATGTCTTTATTAAAAATAGAAAATGTTAAAACAAGAGAAAGGTTTGTACGTTTTGAATATATTTTAACTATACTATTTGTTTTGTTAATGGTTATAGGATACTTTGCAGTTAAATCATCTACACTTAATTCATATTTAGAAGGTACTGAGCAAAGACAATTATTTTTTTATATTATTGGATCAATTTCTTTTTTTATTATTTTATTTCTTCCAGAAAGAACCATAAAAACTCTTATCCCAACTTTATTCTTTGTATTATTTTTCCTTTTAATAGCCGTATTGATAATTGGAGATGAAACAAAAGGTGCACGAAGATGGCTCAACATTGGAACCTTTGGAATTCAACCATCAGAATTTTTTAAATTATCATTAATTCTATATTTATCAAAAGTTTTATCAGATAATTCAAAAACAAATTACTATCTTGTTTCTTTAATCACTATTATGTCTGCTGGACTTATATACTTAGAACCAGACTTAGGTACAACACTAATCATAATTATGATTTGGTTTGTTTTCACTTTCTTGAGTGGTAAGTTTGAAGTCCTATGGAGAATTATACTTTTTTTGGGAGCAGCTTTAGCACCTTTAGCTTTTTTAATTATGGAGGACTATCAAAGAGGAAGAATAATTGGATTTATGTTTCCAAATCTTTATTCCGATTTTTCATATAATACCACTCAGTCGATTAGAGCAATTGCTTCAGGAGGGATTACTGGGACTGGTTATATGAACGGATATATGAATTTGGGTAATTTTGTGCCTGAAGATCATACTGATTTTATTATTTCAGTAATTGGGGAAGAATTTGGATTTATTGGCATTTTTTCTATAATATTTACGTATTTTTTGATAATATGGAGATTGTATAGAGGTTATAAAATGAGTTATGATATTTTTTGGAAATACTTTTACGCAGGGGCTAGTTTTTTGATTTTTTTTCATGTTTTTGAAAACATTGGTATGAATCTTGGAATAATGCCTGTTACTGGCATCCCATTACCAATGATTTCTAATGGGGGTAGCACTATCATTACTTATTCATTGCTTCTTGGGTTAGCTGTAAAAGGGATGATGTTAAACAAAAATTTAAAGAGGTGA
- the ftcD gene encoding glutamate formimidoyltransferase: MKLLGAVPNISEGRNKELIDEIVKLAEKYDNIWILSTNMDEYYNRTMLSIAGKPICVENFLFDLTEFCSNNIDLNKHKGEHPRIGAVDVIPLIPIMDVSEKEASEIADRLSKRISNDLNIPIYSYEKSTNKNIRKHISYIRKGGFESLKEKMKDENWKPDYGPDKPHPKSGATIVGVRDFLINLDFYINSKNRWFAEQIRRELIMEIPGSFFLDKKSDKKYVISVNASVNDVNLIDLYFNIRKIIEHFECELEKIEIPTPLTSSILVNAFGQITGSKIENAKTIEEMIIKSL; the protein is encoded by the coding sequence ATGAAGTTATTGGGAGCTGTACCTAATATTTCTGAAGGAAGAAATAAAGAACTTATAGATGAAATAGTTAAATTAGCAGAAAAGTATGACAACATTTGGATTTTAAGTACAAACATGGATGAATATTATAATAGAACTATGCTTTCTATTGCTGGTAAACCTATATGTGTTGAAAACTTTTTGTTTGATTTAACAGAGTTTTGTTCTAATAATATTGATTTAAATAAGCATAAAGGAGAGCATCCAAGGATCGGAGCTGTAGATGTAATACCTCTTATTCCAATTATGGATGTTTCTGAAAAAGAAGCAAGTGAAATTGCGGATAGATTGTCAAAAAGAATTTCTAATGACTTAAATATCCCAATTTATTCTTATGAAAAATCTACTAATAAAAATATCAGAAAACATATAAGCTATATAAGAAAGGGAGGATTTGAATCATTAAAGGAAAAAATGAAAGACGAAAACTGGAAACCCGATTACGGACCAGATAAACCCCACCCAAAGTCTGGAGCTACTATAGTTGGTGTTCGAGATTTTCTAATTAATCTTGATTTTTATATAAATTCAAAAAACAGATGGTTTGCAGAACAAATCAGAAGAGAGTTAATTATGGAAATACCGGGTTCATTCTTCTTGGATAAAAAATCAGATAAAAAATATGTTATTTCTGTAAATGCATCTGTAAATGATGTCAATTTAATTGATCTTTACTTCAACATAAGAAAAATAATAGAACATTTTGAATGTGAACTTGAAAAAATAGAAATTCCTACACCATTAACCTCTTCAATTTTAGTTAATGCTTTTGGACAGATTACTGGTTCAAAGATTGAAAATGCTAAAACTATTGAAGAAATGATTATTAAAAGCTTATGA
- a CDS encoding 23S rRNA (pseudouridine(1915)-N(3))-methyltransferase RlmH, whose amino-acid sequence MKFRIIYTGDIKTKFIKKGIDQYKKWNERFFNIDYVCLPLTKNLGKISDKDYKQKDFQNYKKYLSNSTNIILDERGKLIDSVDFSNKIENFKTYNRKDINFIIGGPLGHSEDIYKYSDFTLSLSTMTFTHEMAVLLISEQIYRANKILNNEKYHY is encoded by the coding sequence ATGAAGTTTAGAATTATTTACACAGGGGATATAAAAACAAAGTTTATAAAAAAAGGCATTGATCAGTATAAAAAATGGAATGAAAGGTTTTTTAACATAGATTATGTTTGTCTGCCTCTAACTAAAAATCTTGGGAAAATTAGTGATAAAGATTATAAACAAAAGGATTTTCAAAATTATAAGAAATATTTATCTAATTCAACGAACATAATTTTAGATGAAAGAGGAAAATTAATCGATTCAGTTGATTTTTCAAATAAAATTGAAAATTTCAAAACTTATAACAGAAAAGACATAAACTTTATTATCGGTGGCCCTCTTGGCCATAGTGAAGATATTTACAAGTATTCAGATTTTACCTTATCATTATCTACAATGACTTTTACCCACGAAATGGCAGTTTTACTGATTTCAGAACAAATATATAGGGCAAATAAAATATTAAATAACGAAAAATATCATTATTAA
- a CDS encoding carboxypeptidase M32 yields MGYIEKLKEKLKDISKYHQIMSLMHWDLETGAPERSFEYASNTLGELSGKIYRMETSEEMGDLINKLTQKNEYDNLSENDKRIVDLVKKDYERYRKLPEEFVKDLTKTTSNAQKYWVEARKNNDFSIFQPYLEKIVKMSIQQAEYLGYDGNRYDALLDMYEPGMKTKELKGIIEDLKIRLVDFVNDLTEKGTKPEEDFLFEKYDLNKQKEISIKVLELMSYNFKAGRLDVAAHPFTIRINPGDVRITTRYQEKDIRDSFFSTVHEGGHALYEQGISNEFVDTPLYDGASMGIHESQSRFWENILGRSYDFWKYFYPEMQKTFDQLKDVSVEDFYKAINIVEKSLIRVDADEVTYNLHVMLRFEIEEALINERIKVEDLPKIWNEKMKEYLDIVPENDSVGVLQDVHWAHGSFGYFPSYMLGNLFSAQFYHKMKEEIPDYDKMIRRGDFSSILNWLRSNIHKHGKKYEPNELLRKVTGEKLNVDYFMDYLKEKYSKVYKL; encoded by the coding sequence ATGGGTTATATAGAAAAACTAAAAGAAAAATTAAAAGACATTTCTAAGTATCATCAAATAATGTCATTAATGCATTGGGATCTTGAAACTGGTGCTCCAGAAAGAAGTTTTGAGTATGCCTCTAATACATTAGGGGAATTATCTGGTAAAATTTATAGGATGGAGACCTCTGAAGAGATGGGAGATTTAATTAATAAATTAACTCAAAAAAATGAATATGATAATTTATCTGAAAATGACAAGAGGATTGTAGATTTGGTAAAAAAGGATTATGAAAGATATAGAAAATTGCCTGAAGAATTTGTTAAAGATTTAACAAAAACAACATCTAATGCTCAAAAGTATTGGGTAGAGGCAAGGAAAAATAATGATTTTTCTATATTTCAACCATACTTAGAGAAGATAGTAAAGATGAGTATTCAACAAGCAGAATATTTAGGATATGATGGCAACAGATATGATGCATTGTTAGATATGTATGAACCTGGAATGAAAACAAAAGAATTAAAAGGAATTATTGAAGATTTAAAAATAAGATTAGTAGATTTTGTAAATGATTTAACTGAAAAAGGTACAAAACCTGAAGAAGACTTTCTTTTTGAAAAGTATGATTTAAACAAGCAAAAAGAAATATCTATAAAAGTTCTTGAACTTATGAGTTATAATTTCAAAGCTGGAAGACTAGATGTTGCAGCACATCCTTTTACAATAAGAATCAATCCAGGTGATGTGAGAATAACAACAAGATATCAAGAAAAGGATATTAGGGATTCATTTTTCTCCACTGTGCATGAAGGAGGACATGCTTTATATGAGCAAGGCATTTCAAATGAATTTGTCGATACACCTTTATATGATGGGGCTTCTATGGGAATTCATGAATCTCAGTCCAGATTTTGGGAGAATATTTTAGGAAGAAGTTATGATTTTTGGAAATATTTTTATCCGGAAATGCAAAAAACTTTTGATCAATTAAAAGATGTCTCAGTAGAGGATTTTTATAAAGCAATAAATATTGTTGAAAAATCTCTTATACGAGTCGATGCAGATGAAGTTACATATAATTTACATGTTATGCTAAGATTTGAAATAGAAGAAGCTCTTATAAACGAAAGAATAAAAGTGGAGGATTTACCAAAAATATGGAATGAAAAGATGAAAGAGTATTTAGATATTGTACCAGAAAATGATTCTGTGGGTGTATTGCAAGATGTACATTGGGCTCATGGGAGTTTTGGTTATTTCCCTTCATATATGCTTGGAAACTTATTTTCTGCTCAATTTTATCACAAGATGAAAGAAGAAATCCCAGATTACGATAAAATGATAAGAAGGGGCGATTTTTCTTCTATATTGAATTGGTTAAGAAGCAATATACACAAGCACGGTAAAAAATATGAACCTAACGAACTATTGAGAAAAGTTACTGGTGAAAAATTAAATGTAGATTATTTTATGGATTATTTAAAAGAAAAATATTCAAAAGTATACAAACTATAA
- the alr gene encoding alanine racemase, which translates to MLKNSRSTYAEINIDNYLHNLEYISKKTNTEVMPVLKADAYGHNKITLAKCAVKEGYKRFAVAFLEEALDLINNDIKKPILIFNYINPKSLKRYTYFSDFLIPTIHSLNNLKTLISELGEEINKFKFHLNFNTGINRIGIQENEIENIIAIIKNKNINIEGIYSHYATADSLDDYVDYQYNNFLRIIKIFKDREIEYKFKHMSNSAACLYYPERSLDIVRPGIASFGLQPSNIKKDENIKPVMELKSIVAKINTCKKGDTIGYGRTHIIDKNSKTAIIPIGYADGYPRILSNKSHVLIKNKLYKVIGNVSMDQIVIEIKDDDIMVGDEVILFGKKPSAEHLANLANTLNYEITCGVSSRVPRVFIKGGSYFE; encoded by the coding sequence ATGCTTAAAAACTCGAGAAGCACTTACGCAGAAATTAATATTGACAATTATCTTCACAATTTAGAATATATTTCTAAGAAAACAAACACTGAGGTTATGCCTGTTTTAAAGGCTGATGCTTATGGGCACAATAAAATTACCCTTGCAAAATGTGCTGTAAAAGAAGGATACAAAAGGTTCGCTGTTGCTTTTTTGGAAGAAGCATTAGATTTGATAAATAATGATATAAAAAAACCTATTTTAATATTTAACTACATAAACCCTAAATCACTAAAAAGATACACTTATTTTAGTGATTTTTTAATCCCTACAATTCATTCGTTAAACAATTTGAAAACTCTGATCAGCGAATTAGGAGAAGAAATTAATAAATTTAAATTTCATTTAAATTTTAACACTGGCATTAACAGAATAGGTATTCAAGAAAATGAAATTGAAAATATAATAGCTATAATAAAAAACAAAAATATAAATATAGAAGGTATATATTCTCATTACGCTACAGCCGATAGTTTAGATGACTATGTAGATTATCAATATAACAATTTTTTAAGAATTATAAAAATTTTTAAAGATAGAGAAATAGAATATAAATTCAAACACATGTCTAATTCTGCTGCCTGTCTTTATTATCCGGAAAGAAGTTTAGATATAGTTAGACCTGGAATCGCAAGTTTTGGTTTACAACCTTCAAATATAAAAAAAGATGAAAACATAAAACCTGTTATGGAATTAAAAAGTATTGTTGCAAAAATAAACACCTGCAAAAAGGGTGATACAATAGGTTATGGAAGAACCCACATAATAGATAAGAATTCTAAGACAGCTATAATTCCAATAGGATATGCTGATGGGTATCCAAGAATTTTATCTAACAAATCACATGTTCTAATCAAAAACAAATTATATAAAGTCATAGGAAATGTTTCTATGGATCAAATTGTTATAGAAATAAAAGATGATGATATAATGGTTGGAGATGAAGTGATTCTTTTTGGAAAAAAGCCATCTGCTGAACATTTGGCAAATCTTGCTAATACACTTAACTATGAGATTACTTGTGGTGTAAGCAGTAGAGTACCAAGAGTATTTATAAAGGGAGGTTCTTACTTTGAATAA
- a CDS encoding 3'-5' exoribonuclease YhaM family protein, whose protein sequence is MNNEGMSLGEMLNNSNSNDFIYEKINFINELEPGTFVEIQGKLISKRIQNTKDGKNFLLLTIADKTGSLRGIDWFNPEKNEKINLGDIIKIRGKIVVFDSRLQINIDKNTDAVEKVPYEDIEENKFLVESKLDSNQLINKLKKYIDMINIEELKNSLNTIFFDSNLSNSYKNSPAAMSIHHAYKHGLLEHSLSVLNISLKICENYDYNLNKDILIAGSLLHDIGKIKEYKITKSGIDKTDLGEMIGHMNIGITLLEPFLSTVNEDIKNHIYHIILSHHGEIEYGSPVLPKTMEAMIIHFADNIDSKLVQIDQTIKDTINENPDSKWTNFEKRLGRKFKI, encoded by the coding sequence TTGAATAATGAGGGAATGTCATTAGGTGAAATGCTTAATAATTCTAATAGCAACGATTTTATTTATGAAAAAATAAATTTTATTAATGAATTAGAACCCGGAACATTTGTTGAAATACAAGGTAAGCTTATCAGTAAAAGAATTCAAAATACAAAAGATGGTAAAAATTTTTTATTGCTTACAATAGCTGATAAAACAGGTTCCTTAAGAGGAATTGATTGGTTTAACCCAGAAAAAAATGAAAAGATAAATCTTGGTGATATTATAAAAATTAGAGGAAAAATAGTAGTTTTTGATTCAAGGCTTCAAATAAATATTGACAAAAATACTGATGCAGTTGAAAAAGTTCCTTATGAAGATATAGAAGAAAACAAATTTTTAGTTGAAAGCAAATTAGATAGTAACCAACTTATCAATAAGTTAAAAAAATATATAGATATGATAAATATTGAAGAATTGAAAAACTCTTTAAATACTATTTTTTTTGATTCTAATTTATCTAACTCTTATAAGAATTCACCTGCCGCAATGTCTATACATCATGCTTATAAACATGGACTTTTAGAACACTCTTTGAGCGTATTAAATATTTCTTTAAAAATTTGTGAAAATTATGATTATAATTTAAATAAAGATATACTAATTGCTGGATCATTATTACATGATATAGGGAAAATAAAAGAATATAAAATAACAAAATCTGGAATAGATAAAACTGACCTTGGAGAAATGATAGGCCACATGAATATAGGTATAACCCTTTTAGAACCCTTTTTGAGCACAGTTAATGAAGATATCAAAAACCATATATATCACATTATACTATCTCATCATGGAGAAATAGAATATGGATCACCAGTATTACCTAAAACTATGGAAGCTATGATAATACACTTTGCAGATAATATTGACTCAAAATTGGTTCAAATAGATCAAACAATCAAAGATACAATAAATGAAAATCCAGACTCAAAATGGACAAATTTTGAAAAAAGACTTGGAAGAAAATTTAAAATTTAA
- the topA gene encoding type I DNA topoisomerase yields the protein MPTKKSKYVVIVESPAKAKTIERYLGKDYEVIASKGHIRDLPKKSFGVDIENNFDPEFEIMPGKKTVITEIKKKVKNKKVLLAADMDREGEAIAWHLANILKLDEKENNRIIFTEITKSTINKSINEPQKIDLKKVDAQLARRILDRIVGYKVSPLVWKVLKNYKTSAGRVQSAALKVMIDREREIFKFKPKEFFKIFLDYKNQKIPLVRENGKRLKQENIDKEKKDEILNYLKKREISLNQTTSKKNKRKQPSPFITSTLQQAAINYLGWTSKKTMQIAQKLYEGIDTSDGQIAFITYMRTDSTRISDEAQNSAKKYLKDNYGEKYSGKYTQKKSKQKTQDAHEAIRPTNIFIDENKAKSLLKGDYLKLYKLIWSRFMASQTSASIYDETKYIISDEDKKYDFEITSKKRIFDGFEKFWNYGNSEIEFEMQEAEKVDKKHLKTEQKETTPPSRFSEATLVKELESNGVGRPSTYSTIISTLLTRKYVNKFEKKYLRPTIAGFIVNDFLENNFPEIVDINFTARMEKDLDEIEEGENNSKKVLNEFYSNFENFFENAEKKIKEDKLDINYMSDVKCSKCDRQMKLNFGRYGFYLSCEEKDCKETQKIPFYAYGITLNDKLYISEFLKDFKENNNVEIGEKCPKCGSELVLKKGRFGEFIACSNYPDCKFTKSVPARGNCPVCGSEVGKMKSKRGKIYFKCTNKDCGEMFWNEPSGFNDPETGDPLFYYYKQREEKLYNPKTKTFYDKEEIEED from the coding sequence ATGCCAACAAAAAAATCAAAATATGTAGTAATAGTTGAATCACCTGCTAAAGCTAAAACGATTGAAAGATATTTAGGAAAAGACTATGAGGTTATTGCCTCAAAAGGACATATTCGTGATTTACCAAAAAAATCTTTTGGAGTAGATATAGAAAATAATTTTGACCCAGAATTTGAAATTATGCCAGGGAAAAAGACGGTCATTACCGAAATAAAGAAAAAAGTTAAAAATAAAAAAGTTTTACTTGCAGCGGATATGGATAGAGAAGGAGAAGCCATAGCTTGGCATTTAGCTAATATTTTAAAACTTGACGAAAAGGAAAATAATAGAATCATTTTTACTGAAATAACCAAAAGCACTATCAATAAATCTATTAATGAACCTCAAAAAATTGATCTAAAAAAAGTTGATGCGCAATTAGCAAGAAGAATACTTGACAGAATTGTTGGTTATAAAGTAAGCCCTTTAGTTTGGAAAGTTTTGAAAAATTATAAGACTAGTGCGGGTAGAGTTCAGTCTGCTGCATTAAAAGTTATGATAGACAGGGAAAGAGAGATATTCAAATTTAAACCAAAAGAATTTTTCAAAATCTTTCTTGATTATAAAAACCAAAAGATTCCACTCGTAAGGGAAAATGGAAAAAGGTTAAAACAAGAAAATATAGACAAAGAAAAAAAAGATGAAATCTTAAATTATTTGAAAAAAAGAGAAATTTCTTTAAACCAAACCACATCTAAAAAAAATAAAAGAAAACAACCATCCCCTTTTATAACCAGCACACTGCAACAAGCTGCTATTAACTATCTTGGTTGGACTTCTAAAAAAACTATGCAAATAGCTCAGAAATTATATGAAGGTATTGATACTTCTGATGGTCAAATAGCATTTATAACATATATGAGAACAGATTCCACAAGAATATCCGATGAAGCACAAAATAGTGCAAAAAAGTATTTAAAAGATAATTATGGAGAAAAATATTCAGGGAAATATACGCAAAAAAAATCTAAACAAAAAACCCAAGATGCGCATGAGGCAATAAGGCCTACAAATATTTTTATTGATGAAAACAAAGCAAAAAGTCTTTTAAAAGGAGACTATTTAAAACTTTATAAGCTCATTTGGAGTAGGTTTATGGCATCTCAAACATCAGCCTCAATCTATGATGAGACAAAATATATAATATCAGATGAAGATAAAAAATATGATTTTGAAATCACATCCAAAAAAAGAATTTTTGATGGATTTGAAAAATTTTGGAATTATGGAAATTCGGAGATCGAATTTGAAATGCAAGAAGCTGAAAAAGTTGATAAAAAACATTTAAAAACAGAGCAAAAAGAAACTACTCCTCCTTCAAGATTTTCTGAAGCTACATTAGTTAAAGAATTAGAGTCAAATGGTGTTGGAAGGCCATCAACATATTCAACAATAATAAGTACTTTGTTAACCCGAAAATATGTGAATAAATTTGAAAAAAAATATTTAAGGCCAACCATTGCTGGATTCATTGTAAATGACTTTTTAGAAAATAACTTTCCGGAAATAGTGGATATCAATTTTACAGCAAGAATGGAAAAAGATTTAGATGAAATAGAAGAAGGTGAAAATAATTCTAAAAAAGTATTGAATGAATTTTATTCTAACTTTGAAAACTTTTTTGAGAATGCTGAAAAGAAAATAAAAGAAGATAAATTAGACATAAACTACATGAGTGATGTTAAATGCTCAAAATGTGATAGACAAATGAAACTAAATTTTGGAAGATATGGCTTTTACTTGTCTTGTGAAGAAAAAGATTGTAAGGAAACCCAAAAAATACCTTTCTATGCTTATGGAATAACTCTGAATGATAAATTGTACATATCAGAATTTTTGAAAGATTTCAAAGAGAATAATAATGTTGAAATAGGTGAAAAATGTCCTAAATGTGGTTCTGAATTGGTACTCAAAAAAGGTAGGTTTGGAGAATTTATAGCATGTTCTAACTATCCTGACTGTAAATTCACTAAATCAGTTCCTGCAAGAGGCAATTGCCCTGTTTGTGGTTCAGAAGTTGGAAAAATGAAAAGCAAAAGAGGTAAAATATACTTTAAGTGTACAAACAAAGATTGTGGAGAGATGTTCTGGAATGAACCATCTGGTTTCAACGATCCAGAAACTGGAGATCCATTATTCTATTATTATAAACAAAGAGAAGAAAAATTATACAATCCTAAAACAAAAACATTCTATGATAAAGAGGAGATAGAAGAAGATTGA
- a CDS encoding D-alanine--D-alanine ligase family protein: MKIGVIYGGNSNEKEISIKSLENVEKSLKNLGYNYEKFESNDIQLHEKIINKDLILNIVHGEFGEDGKLQGYLDIFDKKYTSSPSETCNICFDKYLFYNIFFEKLNIPKMIKTDKYINPPFDFPLILKPRRGGSSKGIYIIHDQSNYKKYLKINIDTFGDTLIQKYVKGREFTLSIIEKSGEFIILPLLEIIPKNEFYDYNAKYTEGKAKLTINHEVHKNYKKQIENIFFTLREVLCFRDMLRIDFIISEEKIYVLEVNTVPGLTKLSDLPISANAHGINFDKLINIFINNHIK, translated from the coding sequence TTGAAAATAGGGGTCATCTATGGAGGAAACTCCAATGAAAAAGAAATTTCTATAAAAAGTCTTGAAAATGTTGAAAAGTCTTTAAAAAATTTAGGATATAATTATGAAAAATTTGAAAGTAATGATATACAACTTCATGAAAAGATCATAAACAAAGATCTTATTTTGAATATAGTACACGGTGAATTTGGTGAAGATGGAAAATTACAAGGATATCTAGATATATTTGACAAAAAATACACATCATCTCCATCAGAAACTTGCAACATATGTTTCGATAAATACCTTTTTTACAACATTTTTTTTGAAAAATTGAATATTCCCAAAATGATAAAAACAGATAAATATATAAATCCACCATTTGATTTTCCTTTAATATTAAAACCAAGAAGAGGTGGTTCAAGTAAAGGCATATACATAATCCATGATCAAAGTAATTATAAAAAATATCTCAAAATAAATATAGATACGTTTGGCGACACCTTAATACAAAAATATGTCAAAGGAAGAGAATTCACACTTTCTATAATAGAGAAATCTGGGGAATTCATAATTCTACCTTTATTAGAAATAATACCAAAAAATGAGTTCTATGATTATAATGCAAAATATACTGAAGGAAAGGCAAAATTAACTATAAACCACGAAGTTCATAAAAATTATAAAAAGCAAATTGAAAATATTTTTTTTACTTTAAGAGAAGTTTTATGTTTTAGAGATATGCTGAGAATAGATTTTATAATATCTGAAGAAAAGATATATGTTTTAGAAGTTAACACAGTACCAGGTTTAACAAAATTGAGTGATTTACCAATTTCTGCAAACGCTCACGGAATAAATTTTGATAAATTGATCAATATTTTTATAAATAATCACATAAAATAA
- the hslV gene encoding ATP-dependent protease subunit HslV, which yields MKLEGTTIVGVRKNGKTVIAGDGQVTMGDTIFKGTARKVRRLGDGNVISGFAGSVADAFALYERFEGKYRASNGNLLKAAIELTKEWRMDKALRKLEAMLMVADKDHLLLISGNGEVMEPEEDILAIGSGGAYAQAAAKALTRYTDMDAEEVAKQSLLIAGEICIYTNQNITVEVI from the coding sequence GTGAAATTAGAAGGAACAACAATTGTTGGTGTTAGAAAAAACGGAAAAACAGTAATTGCAGGTGACGGACAAGTAACAATGGGAGACACAATATTCAAAGGAACCGCAAGAAAAGTCAGAAGACTTGGGGACGGAAATGTTATTTCTGGATTTGCTGGTTCTGTTGCAGATGCTTTTGCCTTATATGAAAGATTTGAAGGAAAATATAGGGCTTCAAATGGAAATCTTTTAAAAGCAGCTATAGAACTTACAAAAGAATGGAGAATGGACAAAGCATTAAGAAAGTTAGAAGCAATGCTTATGGTAGCTGATAAAGATCATTTATTATTAATTTCAGGAAATGGCGAAGTTATGGAACCAGAAGAAGATATTTTGGCTATTGGTAGCGGAGGAGCTTATGCTCAAGCAGCAGCAAAAGCTTTAACGAGATATACTGATATGGACGCTGAAGAAGTGGCAAAACAATCATTATTAATTGCAGGTGAAATATGTATATACACAAACCAAAACATTACAGTGGAGGTAATTTAA
- a CDS encoding NUDIX domain-containing protein — MSEKVWVCPTDLIKKSFGNLKSFNEIKFVDLKQIFENSYFKNREDVENDETLRQLIPYVVFQKETGEILVVKRTKNQSEKRLHDKISVGIGGHINPVDEEEYSAEMTFFNGLNREINEELIINKLNKLEYIGIIYDSSNPVSRVHMGILFLAKVNDAEINEKENFESDWMLPSEIVKLDTTKMEDWTKVSLKALEVPIVGKNEN, encoded by the coding sequence TTGTCTGAAAAAGTTTGGGTGTGCCCAACAGATTTGATTAAAAAAAGTTTTGGAAACTTGAAATCTTTCAATGAAATAAAGTTTGTAGACCTCAAACAAATCTTTGAAAATTCATATTTTAAAAACAGAGAAGACGTTGAAAATGATGAAACACTCAGACAATTAATTCCTTATGTCGTATTTCAAAAAGAAACTGGTGAAATTTTAGTTGTTAAAAGGACTAAAAATCAGTCTGAAAAAAGGCTTCACGACAAAATTTCTGTAGGAATTGGAGGTCATATAAACCCCGTAGATGAAGAAGAATATTCAGCAGAAATGACATTTTTCAACGGATTAAACAGAGAGATTAACGAAGAATTAATAATCAACAAATTAAACAAATTGGAATATATTGGAATTATATACGATAGTTCAAATCCTGTTTCCAGAGTACATATGGGCATATTATTTCTTGCAAAAGTAAACGATGCAGAGATAAATGAAAAAGAAAACTTTGAAAGTGATTGGATGCTTCCTTCAGAAATAGTTAAATTAGATACTACAAAGATGGAAGATTGGACTAAAGTATCTTTAAAAGCTTTAGAAGTACCAATAGTGGGAAAAAATGAAAATTAA